In Humulus lupulus chromosome 6, drHumLupu1.1, whole genome shotgun sequence, a single genomic region encodes these proteins:
- the LOC133785675 gene encoding uncharacterized protein LOC133785675, protein MENMLINDKLVTNIDFTTNVDSIANISTNDDFDDAGLNDDNNVDLDDDDDDNDDDNEDDDGDEDDDDDNKDSDDEEGKEIILMMVLLSSTPHTLEDNHLPLPRVSPSDPCNERSHVSSTPSSYATIIDEDVFCVGQYFVDKKELKMKVHMLAI, encoded by the exons ATGGAAAATATGCTCATTAATGATAAACTTGTTACTAATATTGATTTTACTACAAATGTTGATTCTATTGCAAACATTTCTACTAATGATGATTTTGATGATGCTGGTTTAAACGATGATAACAATGTTGATTTAGATGATGACGATGATGACAACGACGATgacaatgaagatgatgatggtgatgaggatgatgatgatgataacaAAGATAGTGACGATGAAGAGGGGAAAGAAATAATATTGATGATGGTTTTGTTGAG TTCTACACCTCACACTCTTGAAGATAACCATTTACCACTTCCTCGTGTATCCCCTAGTGATCCTTGTAATGAAAGAAGTCATGTTAGTAGTACACCAAGCTCATATGCAACAATTATTGATGAAGATGTTTTTTGTGTTGGTCAATATTTTGTGGATAAgaaagagttgaagatgaaaGTACACATGCTTGCTATATGA